GGCCCGGCGTTTACGCATATTTCCTACGACGACTTCCGCGTGCTGCGCACGACGCTGATCGAGGGCGGGCAGGCGAGCATCAAGGACCGCATGGTCCCTTACGTGGTGTTCATCGATCCGCAGTTGGCGCGCATAGGCATGTCCGAAACGGAAGCGCGCAAAGCGGGCCACCGCGTTCAGATCGCCAAGATGTCCATGAGCCGCGTTGCCCGCGCCATCGAGACGGGCAATACGCGCGGCGCGATCAAGGCCGTGGTGGACGCGGACAACCAGCAGGTGCTGGGCTTCACTATCCTGGGCGTGGACGGCGGCGAGCTGATGAGCCTGGTGCAGGTCGCCATGATGGGCAGATTACCCTATACTGCACTACGGGATGGCATATTTGCGCACCCGACGCTGGCCGAGGCGGTGAACAACTTATTTTTGAACGTTGAGGATGCCGAGCGCGTCGCGCCTTCGACGCGACGAGTGGTGTAGTCAGGGATTTACGGGGAAAGGCGATCGAGCGATGCCCGTCGATGACAAGCTCAAGATTTATCGTGAGAAGCGCGATTTCGAGCGCACGAGTGAGCCTGCGGGCAGCGAGCGAGATCCCTCCGAGCAACCGCAATTCGTCGTGCAGAAACACGACGCCAGCCGCCTGCATTACGATTTCCGCATCGAGGTGGAGGGCGTGCTCAAGTCGTGGGCGGTGCCCAAAGGCCCCTCGCTCGATCCGCGTGCCCGGCGGTTGGCCGTGCCTACCGAGGATCACCCGTTCGAGTACATCGACTTCGAGGGCACCATCCCGGAGGGCGAATACGGCGGGGGCACGATGCTGGTGTGGGACACGGGCACGTACCGCAATCTGAAGCCCATCTCGATGGAAGAGGGGCTGGCGAAGGGCCGGGTCGAGATCTGGTTGGACGGCCACAAGCTGCACGGCGGATTCGCGCTGATCCGCACGGGCAAGTCCGGGGACGACAACTGGCTGCTGATCAAGATGAAGGACGAGCATGCCGACGCCGAGCGCGACATTCTGGAGGCGGAGCCGAACTCCGCGCTGACCGGGCGCTCGCTGGAGGACATCGCGGCGGGGAAGAAATAGTGGTCGGACGTTAATTTTCAGTAATCAGTTCAGCCGAAAACAAGTCAATAAACTAGAGTGACGGTAGGGGCGTATCGCCATACGCCCCTTTGCATTGAAATGTGGAACTGTCATCCCGCGACGGCGCACCACTCGCGGAGTTGTGCCAGCGTGGGCGCGGCAGTGGCGCCGCCGACCTTCGTCACCGACAGGCCGCCACACACGTTGCCGTAGCGCGCGCAAACGCTCAGCGGCGCCTGCTCGATCACGTAGCCGCGCAGGAAGCCCGCGTTGAAACAGTCCCCCGCGCCGGTCGTATCGACCACCGGCCCGGCGTCGATGGCGGGCGAGTGAATAACCTCGCTGCCCGCGCCGATCCATGCGCCGTTGGCTCCGTCCTTGACCACGACCACCTTCGTCCAACCCATCAGCGTCTGGATCGCGGCGTCCACGGCACTGGTACCGGACACGATCAGCGCTTCGCGCGCGTTGGGCACGAACACGTCCACCAGTGAAAGCAGGTCGCGCCATTCGCAGGCTTTGTGCAGGTTCGGCGCATCCTGGCAGTCCATCGAGATCGTTGCGCCGCGCGAGCGCGCCATGTCGGCCATCGGCTTGAGCAGTTCCATGCGCATCAGCGCGCCCAGGTGCAGGTGCTTGAAGGTACACTTTTCCATCGCGCCCAGCCAGTGGTCGAGGTGATCGGGCGGCAGCGGATCGGCATAGGTCAAAAACGCGCGCTCGCCCTGGTACGGGATCGACGTGGTGATGCGGCGGAAGGGGTGGTCCAGGCGGCGCGCCAGCGAGAGGTCGAGGCCCTGGTCTTCGGCCAGCCCACTGACATATTCGCTGTAGTAGTCGTTGCCGAAGGTCGCGGCCCAGGCCGGATGCAGGCCCAGCCGCGCCAGCGACACGGCGGTAATGTACATCGCGCCGCCCGTGGCAATCACGTCGTCGGCGTACAGTTCGCGCCCCAGCACCGGGAACTCCGGCAAGCCCCGGTAGATCAGGTCGAAGAAGTACTCGCCGGGCAGAAAGACGTCGTAGTCGGCGCGCATCAGTGCCAGTCACCCAGGTACGGTGCGTGCGCCTCGAAGTAGTCCTCCAGCAGCGCCTCCGCCAGCGGATAGGAGCCAATCAGCGGGTGCGCGACGAGCGCCTCGACGGCCAGCGCCCGGTCGTGCGCGAGGATTGCCTGCGACGCCAGCCGCTCGTACTGCTTGATGGTACGCATCAGCAGGTAGGGGCCTTCGGGAATGCTGCCGATGGTCACCGGGTGGATGCCTGTGCCGTCCACCTCGCAGGTGACTTCCACCACGTCGTCGGGGCGCATCCCGGCGATGGCCGTGCCGTTGGCCACGTTCAGGCCGATGCGCAGCGGGCGATCCTGCGTGATCGCCAATCCGGCTCGCAGCGCGACGCCCGCATAGCCGCCGACTTCCTCGTGCGGGCGATGCACCGGCTCGGTTTCGGCGGTGGGATTGGTCCGCTGCTCGCGCAGGGCTTCGTCGGTTTCGGCGTAGGCCATGTAGCTGGCGCTGCGCCGCCGGTTATATGCGTCGTAGACGGCCAGCGCCTCGGCGGGCGGCAGGCCGCGTAACTGCTCGAACAGCTCGTGGTTGAGCGCCAGCACTTCCTCGCCGCGTGTGCGTTCCTCCCCCTGAATGCGCTGCACGGCCACGTCGCGGTAGTAGAAGTAAAACAGGTACTCGTTCAGGAACATACCCAGCCGCTCGATCAGCGACGGGTCGAAGAAGCGCAGGTGCGTGCTGTTGACGAACCCGTCCGCACGCAGCAGTTCCGGCAGCACGTCGCGCCCGTTGACGAGCGCTTTCCGCGTCCACGATAGATGGTTCAGGCCGTAGACTTCGGTCTTCACCGCGTCCACGGGCACGCCCAGGTAGCGCGCGGTTTCGTACTGCGCGGTATTGGCGCTGTCGCAGATGCCCGCCACGCGTCGGAAGCCCGCGTCATACAGCGTCTGCGCGACCAGTCCCGCCGGGTTGGTGAAGTTGAAGATCCAGGCGCGCGGCGCGAGGACCTGCGCGCGGTTGATGATCGCCAGCAGGGCAGGGATGTTGCGCATCGCCATCGCGAAGCCGCCCGCGCCGGTCGTCTCCTGGCCGAGCACGTTGCGCTTCAGTGCGATGCGCTCGTCGAACACGCGGCCCTGTTCCGTGCCGACGCGGATCGTGGTCACGATGAGGTCGGCGTCGCGCAAGGCATCGTCGAGGTTCGTCGTCTGGCACAGGCGGAACGGCGATCCTGCCCGGCGCACGATTTCCTCGCTTAACGGCGCGACAGCTTCCAGCCGCGCCGAATCGTTGTCCATCAGCCATAATTCATCGAGCTTCAGGTCCGCTGCAAATGCCAGCGCGCCCCGCACGAATTCCGGGGCACGCACGCTGCCGCCTCCGATTACCGTCAGTTTCATTGGTTCGACTCCTAACGTTTGACGCCGCTCATCGAAACGCCCTCGATGAAGTAGCGCTGTAGCAGCACAAACATCGCCAGCATAGGCACGGTCGCCAGGAACGATCCCATCATCAGCAGGTTCCAGGGCGTGCGGCGCTCGCCTTGCAGCAGGCTTAGCCCAATCGTGATCACGCGCGTCGACGGAGCATTGGTGACGACCAGCGGGTATAGGAAATCATTCCACGCGGCCTGCACCGTGATCACCGCAAAGGCGGCCAGCGCGGGCTTGGACAACGGCAGCGTCACGTGCCACAGCACGCGCAGCGGATTCGCTCCATCAATGATTGCTGCTTCTTCGATCTCGATCGGGATCTGCATGAACGCCTGCCGCAGCAGGAACAGCGCAAACGCGCTGAACGTGCCCGGAATGATGAGCGCATAAAACGTATTGTACCAGCCCAGGTTGCGGATGAGGATGTATTCGGGAATCAGGATGGCCTGGAATGGAATCATCAGCAGGCCGAGGCACAGCGCAAAAACGATATTCCTGCCAGGGAAGGGGAACCGCGCGAAACCGTAGGCGGCCAGCGAGCACATCAGCAGTTGGCCGAGCGTGCGCCCGACCGTCACCAACGCCGAGTTCACGAAATAGCGGTTGAAGTTGGGCGACAGGTCGTATAGCTCGTGCAGGTTCTGCACGCAGACCGGGTTTTCGGGAATCCAGCGCACGGGGAGCTGGTTCAGCTCGGTGGGCGGCTTGCAGGCCGTCGAGGCCATCCAGAGGAATGGCATGATCATGCCGAGCGCGCCAATCGCCAGGATAGTGTAGATCAGCGCGCGCACCGGCCAGGCGATCTCCCGGTAGGCGGGTTGTGGTTCGTGCGAGTTCATCCGCTTACCCTTCCTCGGATTCGTAGTAGACCCAGTAGCGCTGCGTGCGCAGTTGGATGATCGTGACGGCGAGAATGATGACGAACAGCACCAGCGCGACCGCCGAGGCGTAGCCGAACTCCGAATTGGTGAACGCGCGGCGATACAGGAAATAGGTGAGCGTGGTGGCGCTGCCACCGACGCCGCCCGGCACGGTGCGCAGCGTCATGATGTACACCTGATCGAAGATCTGGAACGCGTTCACCACGGCCAGGACGGTGACCAGGAACGTCGTTGGGGACAGCATCGGCAGGGTGACGTGGCGGAAGCGCTGCCAGGTCGACGCGCCGTCGATCAGCGCGGCTTCGTACAGCACGCCTGGGATCGATTGCAGCCCGGCCAGGAACAGCACCATGTCGAAGCCGACGCGCTGCCAGATAGCGACTACCGCGACCGGGATCAGCGCCAGACTCGGCTCGGTCAGCCACTTGATCTCGCCCACGCCAAACAGGCTCAGCGTGCTGTTGATGATCCCATAGCGTGGTTGGAAGATCCAGGTCCACACCACCGAGGCTGCCACCGTGGACGTAACCACCGGCAGAAAATAGGCCGCGCGGAAGAAGCTGCGTCCGGCCAGAGGTTGGTTGAGCAGGATTGCCACGCCCAGCGCCAACGCGATCTCCGCCGGGACGGTCATCAGCAGCAGCTTGAACGTGTTTTCCAGCGCATTCCAAAAGGTGGGATCGTCCGCCAGCCGGGTGAAGTTGTCCAGGCCAATGAAGGTGGCGGGCTTGATCGCGTTCCATTCCTGCAAGGACGTCGAGAACGCCATGAGGACCGGAATGCCAAAGAAGAAGAACAGCCCTAATGTGTTGGGGGCTACCAGGGCGATCCCCCAGAGCGCCTTACGCCGGCTGAGCGGCGTAGGGCCGAGAAACCTTAACAGGGCAGACGACATGATGAGGTAGCAGCTTTCGACACCGGTCGCGGAGGGCGGCACGACGCACAGCACAGAGGGCAATGACGGCGAACTGTGCGGGGGTGGGACTGACTCGCCAGGCGACTAAGTGCAGACATGGACTCAGAAAGGGAGGGTGGCGCCCAGGCGCCACCCTCCGGCGTTGGCGTGCGGATGGTTTATTGCGCTTCGAGCTGGGTATCGATGAACGCGCACGTGTCGGCCACGGCGTCTTCCACCGGCACGCCGAGGTCGAAGATCTGGACGACCAGTTCGCTGTTCATGGCGTCCCAGATCTCGTCAAAGACCGTGACGCCCTGGGAATCCTGCATCGCGTCGATGTAGGCCTGGATATTCACGTCAGCGTCACCGAAGCTGTCGACCCAGATCTGCTGCAGGTCGGGGTTCGGGTTGGCCGGGGAGACACCGCTGCCCTCGGCGAAGAACTTCGCGCCTTCGTCGCTGACCAGGTACAGGATCAGGTTCGCGGCGAGGTCAGGGTTCTCGGTGCGGGCGGAGGCCACGTACCCGACGGCGTGCAGGATCGAACGGCTGCGCTCGGTGGTCGGGTTCTTGGGCAGCTGCACGACGTCCCAGTTGAAGGTCAGTTGGTCCACCGCATCCGGCAGCTTCCATGACCCGGCGGTGACCATCGCCACCTTGCCGGACGCGAAGAATGAGAAGGCGTCGTCTGCCGATGAGCCGCCGACGGTCGAGACGGTGGGCATCGCGCCTTCGTCAAGCAGGCCGCGCAGGAAGTTCAGCGCTTCCAGGCTACCTTCGTCGTCCAGCGTGCATTCGGTGCGCTCGGCGTTCACGACCGGGGTCGTGCCCGTCGCGGCGATCCAGTTCGGATAACCGGCCTGGTATTCCATGTACACCAGCGCGCCGTACTGATCCGCTTCGGGGTTGGTCAGGGCGGTGGCCTTCTCGGCGAAGTCGTCCCAGGTCCAGTCGGCGGTTGGATACTCAACGCCCGCCGCATCGAACATGTCCTTGTTGTACATGATCGCGATGGTGTCCCAGTTCACGGGACCGGCGTACAGGTCCTGGGCCTCACCCCAGCGATAGGGATCGATCAGGCCCGTGCCCCACACCGTCGTGTCCACACCATACTGATCCCAGTAGGGCTGGAGGTCGAGCACGGCGTCGTTGTCGGCGTAGAAGAAGAAGCGGTCCTGCGACATGTTGAACACGTCCGGCATGTCACCACCGGAGGCGCTGGTCTTCAGCAGATCCCAGTACTGGCCCCAGGGCTGTACCTGGAGATCGACCGACGCACCGGCGCAGTAATCGGCGGTCCACTGGTCGATGGCGTCGCCAATGATGGCGGCCCAGTTTTCATCCCACACCCACATGGTCAGGTCGCCCGGCTCGGCGCACGGCTCGGCCTGGATGGTCGCGTCGCCCTCATCGCCTTGCGCGAACACGGGAAGCGCGAACGCAGAGATGAGCAGGATGGTAATCAGAGCAACTGCAACGTGACGGTTCGTCCTTCGCATTCCTTTATTCTCCTTCTACTTAAACAAAGCTTCTAAGCAGAGAAACCGTCGGTGCTTAAGGTACGGCGCATGCACAGAGGCATCGCCCGCACCGCCGGGAGTCCCGAAAAACATCCCCCGCCGGGCCAAAAACCCACCGCGGGAGAGCGGGAGCGGGCCTCGTTCTGAAACACGCGCTCCTTAGCGGGGCACGAGAGGTCCCTTCAGCGCTCATTATAGAAGAAACCGATTAATCTCGCAGTGGACTAATGACACGTTGTGCGAAATTGATCGGCGATTTCCCTGAAAAGTGCCGCACCAGGCGTGGATTATCCACGCGCGACGTTGGCCGCCCGGTTGAACTCGTCAATCGCCAGCTGCGACAGCTCGTGATCACCCATCGCCAGGATCAGGTCGAGCGCCACGGTGATATGGTGCGCGCCGGAGAGTAGCGCCGCCATCGCCTCGTCGACGGTCTTCAGGCTGGCCGCCAGGATTTCCGTCGGCGTGCCCTCGACGATGCGCCGGATGTCGCGCACAACGCCCAGGCCATCGCCCATCTGGCGCGTGAGCCGGTTGACATAGGGTGCGACGAACTGCGCGTTGATCTGCGCGGCGATGTACGCCTGGGCGGGGGCGGAGACGGCGGTCACGCAGATTTCGATGCCCGCGTCGGTCAGGCGGTGCGCCAGCGTCATATTTTCGGTCGTGGCGGGAATCTTGATCACCACCTTGTCGGGGCGCATCTCGTGCGCTTCCCAGGCCTGGTCCAGCCGCTGCTCGACGGTGCTGCCCGTGACCTGATAAAACACGTGCCCGTCGAACGTTTCCAGCAGTTCGGCCAGCACGTCCAGGCCGGGACGGCCCGTTTCCGCGAGCAAGCTGGGATTGGTGGTGACGCCGTCGATAAACGCAAGCTCCTGGGCGCGGCGTGCGTGCTCAGGAAAGGCGGAGTTGAGATAGATTGCCATCGTTGCCCTCGCAGGTGCTCCTTTTGACCAGCGGCGTGCCCGGTCGGGTGCCGCGCCGAGATTATGCCCCAAAACGGCGATTTTTGCCGTGCCTTTTTTGCGACGGCGTGCGGCTGTCACGACTGTACAGGCCGGAGGGTAGGGGTGATCGGGTATAATGGCAATGTTGCCGCTTCAGGGCCGCCGCCGCCCGGCAACGTGTCTCGTTCCGCTGCCTTCGACAAGGATATGTGCACATGATTCGTGGTGTAATCTTCGACTTTGACGGGCTGGTGATGGACACCGAAATGCCCGATTAC
This sequence is a window from Aggregatilinea lenta. Protein-coding genes within it:
- a CDS encoding DNA polymerase ligase N-terminal domain-containing protein, which translates into the protein MPVDDKLKIYREKRDFERTSEPAGSERDPSEQPQFVVQKHDASRLHYDFRIEVEGVLKSWAVPKGPSLDPRARRLAVPTEDHPFEYIDFEGTIPEGEYGGGTMLVWDTGTYRNLKPISMEEGLAKGRVEIWLDGHKLHGGFALIRTGKSGDDNWLLIKMKDEHADAERDILEAEPNSALTGRSLEDIAAGKK
- a CDS encoding carbohydrate kinase family protein, coding for MRADYDVFLPGEYFFDLIYRGLPEFPVLGRELYADDVIATGGAMYITAVSLARLGLHPAWAATFGNDYYSEYVSGLAEDQGLDLSLARRLDHPFRRITTSIPYQGERAFLTYADPLPPDHLDHWLGAMEKCTFKHLHLGALMRMELLKPMADMARSRGATISMDCQDAPNLHKACEWRDLLSLVDVFVPNAREALIVSGTSAVDAAIQTLMGWTKVVVVKDGANGAWIGAGSEVIHSPAIDAGPVVDTTGAGDCFNAGFLRGYVIEQAPLSVCARYGNVCGGLSVTKVGGATAAPTLAQLREWCAVAG
- a CDS encoding family 4 glycosyl hydrolase, whose translation is MKLTVIGGGSVRAPEFVRGALAFAADLKLDELWLMDNDSARLEAVAPLSEEIVRRAGSPFRLCQTTNLDDALRDADLIVTTIRVGTEQGRVFDERIALKRNVLGQETTGAGGFAMAMRNIPALLAIINRAQVLAPRAWIFNFTNPAGLVAQTLYDAGFRRVAGICDSANTAQYETARYLGVPVDAVKTEVYGLNHLSWTRKALVNGRDVLPELLRADGFVNSTHLRFFDPSLIERLGMFLNEYLFYFYYRDVAVQRIQGEERTRGEEVLALNHELFEQLRGLPPAEALAVYDAYNRRRSASYMAYAETDEALREQRTNPTAETEPVHRPHEEVGGYAGVALRAGLAITQDRPLRIGLNVANGTAIAGMRPDDVVEVTCEVDGTGIHPVTIGSIPEGPYLLMRTIKQYERLASQAILAHDRALAVEALVAHPLIGSYPLAEALLEDYFEAHAPYLGDWH
- a CDS encoding carbohydrate ABC transporter permease — protein: MNSHEPQPAYREIAWPVRALIYTILAIGALGMIMPFLWMASTACKPPTELNQLPVRWIPENPVCVQNLHELYDLSPNFNRYFVNSALVTVGRTLGQLLMCSLAAYGFARFPFPGRNIVFALCLGLLMIPFQAILIPEYILIRNLGWYNTFYALIIPGTFSAFALFLLRQAFMQIPIEIEEAAIIDGANPLRVLWHVTLPLSKPALAAFAVITVQAAWNDFLYPLVVTNAPSTRVITIGLSLLQGERRTPWNLLMMGSFLATVPMLAMFVLLQRYFIEGVSMSGVKR
- a CDS encoding carbohydrate ABC transporter permease, encoding MLCVVPPSATGVESCYLIMSSALLRFLGPTPLSRRKALWGIALVAPNTLGLFFFFGIPVLMAFSTSLQEWNAIKPATFIGLDNFTRLADDPTFWNALENTFKLLLMTVPAEIALALGVAILLNQPLAGRSFFRAAYFLPVVTSTVAASVVWTWIFQPRYGIINSTLSLFGVGEIKWLTEPSLALIPVAVVAIWQRVGFDMVLFLAGLQSIPGVLYEAALIDGASTWQRFRHVTLPMLSPTTFLVTVLAVVNAFQIFDQVYIMTLRTVPGGVGGSATTLTYFLYRRAFTNSEFGYASAVALVLFVIILAVTIIQLRTQRYWVYYESEEG
- a CDS encoding ABC transporter substrate-binding protein codes for the protein MRRTNRHVAVALITILLISAFALPVFAQGDEGDATIQAEPCAEPGDLTMWVWDENWAAIIGDAIDQWTADYCAGASVDLQVQPWGQYWDLLKTSASGGDMPDVFNMSQDRFFFYADNDAVLDLQPYWDQYGVDTTVWGTGLIDPYRWGEAQDLYAGPVNWDTIAIMYNKDMFDAAGVEYPTADWTWDDFAEKATALTNPEADQYGALVYMEYQAGYPNWIAATGTTPVVNAERTECTLDDEGSLEALNFLRGLLDEGAMPTVSTVGGSSADDAFSFFASGKVAMVTAGSWKLPDAVDQLTFNWDVVQLPKNPTTERSRSILHAVGYVASARTENPDLAANLILYLVSDEGAKFFAEGSGVSPANPNPDLQQIWVDSFGDADVNIQAYIDAMQDSQGVTVFDEIWDAMNSELVVQIFDLGVPVEDAVADTCAFIDTQLEAQ
- a CDS encoding transaldolase family protein → MAIYLNSAFPEHARRAQELAFIDGVTTNPSLLAETGRPGLDVLAELLETFDGHVFYQVTGSTVEQRLDQAWEAHEMRPDKVVIKIPATTENMTLAHRLTDAGIEICVTAVSAPAQAYIAAQINAQFVAPYVNRLTRQMGDGLGVVRDIRRIVEGTPTEILAASLKTVDEAMAALLSGAHHITVALDLILAMGDHELSQLAIDEFNRAANVARG